In one Leishmania braziliensis MHOM/BR/75/M2904 complete genome, chromosome 32 genomic region, the following are encoded:
- a CDS encoding membrane associated protein-like protein: MWGFLSDVRESVRQVVAPSPGVSNAASAAVPSVTSTTTNLREMDFEGAVDQVTTGLLRLWRKVDQTASKVLRQAFDGVFSPREEAVPRLFTLKAEALASLPQDELLDIIRDAISQTNDRMHQALNEANFLLSLGIEEQIAHTNDYTGCYEWWDRTVNRRLIVCQDLLQARFNTSSTQKQLSTVMALRAQMAAIRDASTQPMAAIAARGRLLEDERYDLLQSFPAIIPTEGSMHPAPVPPPALDYTLSADDYNIHLPHSQPTPTHSVESVGTAIQHEPYKSPFHPLNTSTPPAPATSQHHANTVMLEGCTLSSCAPQLPTEHASLLPALHSTEEQARLERHAEEERLARAAEEQARLERHAEEERLARAAEEEQARLERHAEEERLARAAAEEQARLKRHAEEERLARAAEEQARLERHAEEERLARAAEEQARLERHAEEERLARAAAEEQARLKRHAEEERLARAAEEQARLERHAEEECLARAAAEEQARLKRHAEEERLARAAEEQARLERHAEEERLARAAAEEQARLERHAEEERLARAAEEQARLERHAEEERLARAAEEQARLERHAEEERLARAAEEQARLERHAEEERLARAAEEQARLERHAEEERLARAAAEEQARLERHAEEERLARAAEEQARLERHAEEECLARAAAEEQARLKRHAEEERLARAAEEQARLERHAEEERLARAAAEEQARLERHAEEERLARAAEEQARLERHAEEERLARAAEEEQARLERHAEEERLARAAEEQARLERHAEEERLARAAAEEQARLERHAEEERLARAAAEEQARLERHAEEDRLARAAEEQARLQRHAEEERLARAAEEQARLERHAEEERLARAAAEEQARLERHAEEERLARAAEEQARLERHAEEERLARAAEEQARLERHAEEERLARAAEEQARLERHAEEERLARAAEEEQARLERHAEEERLARAAAEEQARLERHAEEERLARAAEEEQARLKRHAEEERLARAAEEQARLERHAEEERLARAAEEQARLQRHDEEERLARAAEEQARLERHAEEERLARAAEEEQARLERHAEEERLARAAAEQARLERHAEEERLARAAEEQARLERHAEEERLARAAAEQARLERHAEEERLARAAEEQARLERHAEEERLARAAEEEQARLERHAEEERLARAAAEQARLERHAEEERLARAAEEQARLERHAEEERLARAAEEQARLERHAEEERLARAAGASLKHAITSVEERETVERAKLARESQEIFAMLYGKLMMSWQGMVMGTRSRSESRTRVFPALTTSNDDSGWGEDDEFEEINMSHFKREVYSPHRGSSYGAVYPSTPSSTLSGCTQLQTPASAQRDAPMTRRTHTPSATPLPGAQGVGVVETAATVLDRQARGVGFRKKSPPVRVASGSAGLTPVHQSHGCISRSSSLSSPYSAAANPSLARPRPRPAAPQSVFSSPGVAGKQPKRQVQIEDDDKWDDDW, from the coding sequence ATGTGGGGCTTTCTGAGCGATGTACGTGAGTCGGTGCGTCAAGTAGTGGCGCCTTCTCCGGGTGTGAGCAACGCAGCTAGCGCCGCCGTCCCCAGCGTCACATCCACGACGACGAACTTGAGGGAGATGGACTTTGAGGGCGCCGTGGACCAAGTGACAACCGGGTTGCTCCGCTTGTGGCGCAAGGTTGACCAGACGGCCAGCAAGGTCCTTCGCCAAGCCTTCGACGGAGTCTTCTCACCTCGGGAAGAGGCGGTTCCGCGACTTTTTACCCTAAAGGCAGAGGCACTCGCATCCTTGCCGCAGGACGAACTCTTGGATATCATCAGAGACGCCATCTCGCAGACAAATGATCGCATGCATCAGGCCCTCAACGAGGCCAACTTCCTCTTGAGCCTCGGCATTGAGGAGCAAATTGCGCACACGAACGACTACACGGGGTGCTATGAGTGGTGGGATCGCACAGTAAACCGCCGTCTTATCGTCTGCCAAGATTTACTGCAGGCCCGCTTCAACACCTCTTCCACACAGAAGCAATTATCTACCGTCATGGCCCTACGCGCACAAATGGCGGCCATTCGAGACGCCTCCACACAGCCCATGGCCGCTATCGCCGCTCGCGGCCGCCTCCTAGAAGACGAGCGCTACGACTTGCTCCAATCTTTTCCCGCCATTATCCCCACCGAAGGAAGCATGCACCCAGCACCTGTCCCTCCCCCGGCACTCGATTACACGTTGTCCGCTGATGACTACAACATTCACTTGCCGCATAGTCAACCCACTCCCACACATTCAGTGGAAAGCGTGGGCACGGCTATACAACATGAGCCCTACAAGTCTCCGTTTCACCCATTGAACACCTCTACCCCACCAGCTCCTGCGACTTCTCAACATCACGCAAACACTGTGATGCTCGAAGGCTGTACACTCAGCTCTTGTGCACCACAACTCCCCACCGAACATGCCTCCCTCTTACCAGCGCTGCATTCCAcagaggagcaggcacgcctagagcgccatgccgaggaggagcgtcttgcacgtgcagcggaggagcaggcacgcctggagcgccatgccgaggaggagcgtcttgcacgtgcggcggaggaggagcaggcacgcctagagcgccatgccgaggaggagcgtcttgcacgtgcggcggcggaggagcaggcacgcctgaagcgccatgccgaggaggagcgtcttgcacgtgcggcggaggagcaggcacgcctagagcgccatgccgaggaggagcgtcttgcacgtgcggcggaggagcaggcacgcctagagcgccatgccgaggaggagcgtcttgcacgtgcggcggcggaggagcaggcacgcctgaagcgccatgccgaggaggagcgtcttgcacgtgcagcggaggagcaggcacgcctggagcgccatgccgaggaggagtgtcttgcacgtgcggcggcggaggagcaggcacgcctgaagcgccatgccgaggaggagcgtcttgcacgtgcggcggaggagcaggcacgcctagagcgccatgccgaggaggagcgtcttgcacgtgcggcggcggaggagcaggcacgcctagagcgccatgccgaggaggagcgtcttgcacgtgcggcggaggagcaggcacgcctagagcgccatgccgaggaggagcgtcttgcacgtgcggcggaggagcaggcacgcctggagcgccatgccgaggaggagcgtcttgcacgtgcagcggaggagcaggcacgcctggagcgccatgccgaggaggagcgtcttgcacgtgcggcggaggagcaggcacgcctagagcgccatgccgaggaggagcgtcttgcacgtgcggcggcggaggagcaggcacgcctagagcgccatgccgaggaggagcgtcttgcacgtgcggcggaggagcaggcacgcctagagcgccatgccgaggaggagtgtcttgcacgtgcggcggcggaggagcaggcacgcctgaagcgccatgccgaggaggagcgtcttgcacgtgcggcggaggagcaggcacgcctagagcgccatgccgaggaggagcgtcttgcacgtgcggcggcggaggagcaggcacgcctagagcgccatgccgaggaggagcgtcttgcacgtgcggcggaggagcaggcacgcctagagcgccatgccgaggaggagcgtcttgcacgtgcggcggaggaggagcaggcacgcctagagcgccatgccgaggaggagcgtcttgcacgtgcggcggaggagcaggcacgcctagagcgccatgccgaggaggagcgtcttgcacgtgcggcggcggaggagcaggcacgcctagagcgccatgccgaggaggagcgtcttgcacgtgcggcggcggaggagcaggcacgcctggagcgccatgccgaggaggatcgtcttgcacgtgcggcggaggagcaggcacgcctgcagcgccatgccgaggaggagcgtcttgcacgtgcggcggaggagcaggcacgcctagagcgccatgccgaggaggagcgtcttgcacgtgcggcggcggaggagcaggcacgcctagagcgccatgccgaggaggagcgtcttgcacgtgcggcggaggagcaggcacgcctagagcgccatgccgaggaggagcgtcttgcacgtgcggcggaggagcaggcacgcctggagcgccatgccgaggaggagcgtcttgcacgtgcagcggaggagcaggcacgcctggagcgccatgccgaggaggagcgtcttgcacgtgcggcggaggaggagcaggcacgcctagagcgccatgccgaggaggagcgtcttgcacgtgcggcggcggaggagcaggcacgcctggagcgccatgccgaggaggagcgtcttgcacgtgcggcggaggaggagcaggcacgcctgaagcgccatgccgaggaggagcgtcttgcacgtgcggcggaggagcaggcacgcctggagcgccatgccgaggaggagcgtcttgcacgtgcggcggaggagcaggcacgcctgcagcgccatgacgaggaggagcgtcttgcacgtgcagcggaggagcaggcacgcctggagcgccatgccgaggaggagcgtcttgcacgtgcggcggaggaggagcaggcacgcctagagcgccatgccgaggaggagcgtcttgcacgtgcggcggcggagcaggcacgcctggagcgccatgccgaggaggagcgtcttgcacgtgcagcggaggagcaggcacgcctagagcgccatgccgaggaggagcgtcttgcacgtgcggcggcggagcaggcacgcctggagcgccatgccgaggaggagcgtcttgcacgtgcagcggaggagcaggcacgcctagagcgccatgccgaggaggagcgtcttgcacgtgcggcggaggaggagcaggcacgcctagagcgccatgccgaggaggagcgtcttgcacgtgcggcggcggagcaggcacgcctggagcgccatgccgaggaggagcgtcttgcacgtgcggcggaggagcaggcacgcctggagcgccatgccgaggaggagcgtcttgcacgtgcggcggaggagcaggcacgcctggagcgccatgccgaggaggagcgtcttgcacgtgcggcagGAGCGAGTCTGAAGCATGCAATTACTTCagtggaggaaagggaaactGTGGAGCGGGCAAAGTTAGCGAGGGAGTCGCAGGAGATATTCGCAATGCTCTACGGGAAGTTGATGATGAGTTGGCAGGGGATGGTGATGGGGACGCGTAGTCGCTCTGAAAGCCGTACTAGGGTGTTTCCTGCGCTGACTACGAGTAATGATGATAGTGGTTGGGGGGAGGATGACGAATTTGAGGAGATCAACATGTCTCACTTTAAAAGAGAGGTGTATTCTCCGCATAGGGGGTCGAGTTACGGCGCTGTGTACCCATCAACGCCATCATCTACTCTCTCTGGCTGTACCCAATTACAGACACCGGCGTCTGCCCAACGCGATGCTCCGATGACACGTAGGACGCACACGCCGTcggcaacgccgctgccgggTGCGCAAGGGGTCGGAGTGGTGGAGACGGCAGCTACCGTTCTGGACCGTCAGGCACGCGGAGTAGGTTTTCGTAAGAAGTCGCCACCTGTGCGAGTGGCATCTGGTAGCGCAGGGCTCACGCCCGTACACCAATCTCACGGTTGTATCAGCCGAAGCAGCAGTCTGAGCAGCCCttacagcgccgccgccaatCCTTCTCTTGCCAGGCCCAGACCTCGACCTGCCGCACCGCAGAGCGTCTTCTCGAGCCCTGGCGTGGCGGGAAAGCAGCCGAAACGCCAGGTGCAAATCGAAGACGATGACAAATGGGATGATGATTGGTag